In Onychostoma macrolepis isolate SWU-2019 chromosome 04, ASM1243209v1, whole genome shotgun sequence, one DNA window encodes the following:
- the dram1 gene encoding DNA damage-regulated autophagy modulator protein 1: protein MFWFMQGMCFLPSFLVIWSSSTFIISYIIALFRRDVDVVLPYISDTGATPPESCVFGFMSTITAFAAFATMYAEYKFVERIHERTGAVSPCLNKVSFGFGIVSCVGMCLVATFQETTVMPVHDFGALLFFLSGVIYTVIQSVISYRGHPYGCSKSICHFRVFFAGLAALAVIPTIICAILVGTSKLHWDTNDKDYTLHIVSVACEWITTFSFVFFFLTYIREFQQFTLKLTVNLIEYS from the exons ATGTTTTGGTTCATGCAAGGAATGTGCTTTTTACCTTCTTTTCTGGTAATCTGGTCATCGAGCACCTTCATTATATCTTACATCATCGCATTATTTCGACGAGATGTTGATGTTGTCCTTCCTTATATTAG TGATACAGGGGCTACTCCACCCGAGAGCTGTGTGTTTGGATTCATGTCGACAATCACTGCCTTTGCAG CCTTTGCTACTATGTATGCTGAATATAAATTTGTGGAGAGAATCCATGAGAGAACCGGTGCCGTGTCCCCTTGTCTGAACAAGGTTTCTTTTGGTTTTGGCATCGTCTCTTGTGTCGGCATGTGTTTGGTGGCTACATTTCAG GAGACGACGGTGATGCCAGTCCATGATTTCGGTGCTTTACTATTTTTCTTATCTGGGGTTATATACACTGTCATCCAGAGTGTGATATCGTACCGAGGTCATCCTTATGGATGTTCTAAGTCCATTTGCCATTTCCGTGTGTTCTTCGCTGGATTGGCTGCTCTAGCTGTAATACCCA CAATTATTTGTGCAATTCTTGTCGGAACAAGCAAACTTCACTGGGACACCAATGATAAG GACTACACACTTCATATAGTGAGTGTCGCGTGTGAATGGATCACTACTTTCAGTTTTGTCTTCTTCTTTTTAACGTACATCAGAGAGTTCCAG cAATTCACTCTGAAACTGACTGTTAATTTAATAGAGTATTCATGA
- the washc3 gene encoding WASH complex subunit 3 codes for MDEDGLPIVGSGVDLTKVPAIQQRRIVAFLNQFIVHTVRFLNRFSTVCEEKLATVSLRIQQIETTLSILEAKLASIPGLEDVTVDGVRSSTETNGPAAAGIHATGPSLGPPVEASPQAQVAPQEPKAEAPAENVMTVAKDPRYARYLKMVQVGVPVMAIKNKMVMEGLDPSLLDTPDAPVPDGVKKGLEEQDDDSSGSESSFSD; via the exons ATGGATGAGGATGGACTGCCCATCGTGGGATCAGGAGTAGATCTTACAAAG GTTCCAGCCATTCAACAGCGAAGAATCGTAGCTTTCCTCAACCAGTTCATCGTTCACACCGTCAGGTTCCTGAACCGGTTTTCCACAGTATGTGAGGAG AAACTAGCAACAGTATCATTACGAATCCAACAGATTGAGACCACACTAAGCATTTTGGAAGCAAAG TTAGCTTCTATTCCTGGTTTGGAAGATGTCACAGTGGATGGAGTGAGATCATCTACAGAGACAAACGGTCCTGCTGCGGCTGGCATTCATGCCACGGGCCCCTCTTTGGGTCCCCCTGTTGAG GCATCTCCGCAAGCACAAGTGGCCCCTCAGGAGCCGAAAGCAGAGGCCCCAGCGGAAAATGTGATGACTGTAGCCAAGGACCCACGATATGCCAGATACCTGAAAATGGTGCAAGtg GGTGTTCCAGTCATGgccattaaaaataagatgGTAATGGAGGGTTTGGACCCCTCTTTGCTAGA TACCCCTGATGCACCTGTTCCAGATGGAGTTAAAAAAGGATTGGAAGAGCAAGATGATGACAGCTCAGGCAGCGAATCATCTTTCAGCGACTAA
- the cwf19l1 gene encoding CWF19-like protein 1 isoform X1 has product MNSSTSSSPGALNPRSCTESSADSRIPELYSARKLACGDVEGRINALFNRVNAIQKKSGQFDLLLCVGEFFVNSPEAEAEWEAYKSGAKKAPIHTYILGAASQETVKYFPNSDGCELAENITYLGRRGIFTGASGLQIAYVSGREAQQEPAPSHCFTSKDITALVAPLLSNSKFRGLDILLTSQWPRGVWQYGNSPETDTKFCGVSSIADIADKLKPRYHFAGLEAVHYERLPYRNHVVLQENAQHVSRFIALATVNNPAKKKYLYAFNIVPMKNMDPAELVKQPQDVTENPYRKPMKDGKKEKPPPFMTGAEEEPVSQFFFDLGQNKPQHQQRHGRKRQTDGDRPNYPKQPRKPPQPTGPCWFCLASPEVEKHLVISIGTHCYMALAKGGLTPDHVLLLPIGHYQSVVDLASEVVEEMEKYKSAIKKLCKSRGQRCILFERNYRSQHLQLQVVPVLMEKCSTEDIKEAFMIQAEEQQMELMEIPAHTDLKQIAPPGTPYFYVELDTGEKLFYRIKKNFPLQFGREVLASEALLNIPMRADWRECKCTKEEEEDQAKQMRSNFQPFDFALDD; this is encoded by the exons ATGAACTCCAGCACCAGCTCCAGCCCCGGCGCGCTCAATCCCCGCAGCTGCACCGAGTCCTCCGCGGACTCGCGCATCCCGGAGCTGTACAGCGCGCGGAA ACTCGCATGTGGTGACGTTGAAGGAAGAATAAATGCTTTGTTCAACCGGGTGAACGCCATTCAGAAAAAGAGCGGGCAATTTGAT TTGCTGCTGTGTGTTGGTGAGTTTTTTGTAAATTCTCCCGAGGCTGAAGCAGAATGGGAAGCGTACAAATCTGGTGCCAAAAAGG CACCTATTCACACATACATTCTCGGCGCAGCCAGCCAAGAGACTGTGAAGTATTTCCCAAACTCTGATGGCTGCGAGTTGGCAGAAAACATCACATATTTGG GTCGAAGAGGCATTTTTACAGGGGCATCGGGGCTTCAGATCGCCTATGTCAGTGGCAGAGAAGCTCAACAGGAGCCTGCTCCCTCACACTGCTTCACCTCTAAAGACATCACTGCCCTGGTGGCCCCGCTACTGTCTAACTCCAAATTTCGAGGATTGGACATTCTCCTGACCTCGCAGTGGCCTCGGGGCGTATGGCAGTATGGAAACAGTCCC GAAACTGATACAAAGTTTTGTGGGGTTTCATCCATCGCAGATATCGCTGACAAGCTGAAGCCCCGCTACCATTTTGCGGGACTGGAAGCGGTACATTATGAGAGGCTGCCCTACAG GAATCATGTGGTCCTTCAAGAGAATGCTCAGCATGTCAGTAGATTCATCGCTCTGGCAACTGTCAACAATCCTGCCAAAAAgaag TATTTGTATGCGTTCAACATTGTCCCGATGAAAAACATGGACCCTGCAGAGTTAGTCAAGCAGCCTCAGGATGTCACAGAAAATCCCTACAGGAAACCTATGAAAGATGGGAAGAAAGAAAAACCGCCACCCTTTATGACAGGCGCAGAG GAGGAACCAGTATCCCAGTTCTTTTTTGATCTGGGCCAGAATAAACCACAGCACCAGCAGCGTCACGGCAGGAAGAGACAAACAGACGGAGACAGACCTAATTATCCCAAACAGCCCCGGAAACCCC CACAGCCCACTGGACCCTgttggttctgccttgcaagtCCAGAAGTCGAGAAGCACTTGGTCATAAGCATCGGAACACAT TGTTACATGGCTCTCGCTAAAGGTGGTCTCACTCCAGACCATGTTCTCCTGCTGCCCATTGGGCATTACCAGTCAGTGGTGGATTTGGCATCGGAGGTGGTTGAAGAGATGGAGAAATACAAGAGTGCCATCAAGAAGTTATGTAAAAGCAGAGGCCAACGGTGCATCCTGTTTGAGAGGAACTACCGCAGCCAGCACCTTCAACTACAG GTAGTGCCGGTGCTCATGGAGAAGTGCAGTACAGAAGACATCAAGGAGGCGTTCATGATACAAGCTGAAGAGCAGCAGATGGAACTGATGGAGATTCCAGCTCATACAGACCTCAAACAG ATTGCTCCTCCAGGAACGCCCTACTTTTATGTGGAGCTGGATACAGGCGAGAAGCTGTTTTATCGCATCAAGAAAAATTTCCCTTTGCAGTTTGGCAG GGAAGTGTTAGCAAGCGAGGCGCTGTTGAACATCCCCATGCGTGCCGACTGGAGAGAGTGTAAATGTACaaaagaggaggaagaggatcAGGCCAAACAAATGCGCTCTAACTTTCAGCCCTTTGACTTCGCACTCGATGACTGA
- the cwf19l1 gene encoding CWF19-like protein 1 isoform X2 has product MGDKPLRVLACGDVEGRINALFNRVNAIQKKSGQFDLLLCVGEFFVNSPEAEAEWEAYKSGAKKAPIHTYILGAASQETVKYFPNSDGCELAENITYLGRRGIFTGASGLQIAYVSGREAQQEPAPSHCFTSKDITALVAPLLSNSKFRGLDILLTSQWPRGVWQYGNSPETDTKFCGVSSIADIADKLKPRYHFAGLEAVHYERLPYRNHVVLQENAQHVSRFIALATVNNPAKKKYLYAFNIVPMKNMDPAELVKQPQDVTENPYRKPMKDGKKEKPPPFMTGAEEEPVSQFFFDLGQNKPQHQQRHGRKRQTDGDRPNYPKQPRKPPQPTGPCWFCLASPEVEKHLVISIGTHCYMALAKGGLTPDHVLLLPIGHYQSVVDLASEVVEEMEKYKSAIKKLCKSRGQRCILFERNYRSQHLQLQVVPVLMEKCSTEDIKEAFMIQAEEQQMELMEIPAHTDLKQIAPPGTPYFYVELDTGEKLFYRIKKNFPLQFGREVLASEALLNIPMRADWRECKCTKEEEEDQAKQMRSNFQPFDFALDD; this is encoded by the exons ATGGGAGATAAGCCGTTACGAGT ACTCGCATGTGGTGACGTTGAAGGAAGAATAAATGCTTTGTTCAACCGGGTGAACGCCATTCAGAAAAAGAGCGGGCAATTTGAT TTGCTGCTGTGTGTTGGTGAGTTTTTTGTAAATTCTCCCGAGGCTGAAGCAGAATGGGAAGCGTACAAATCTGGTGCCAAAAAGG CACCTATTCACACATACATTCTCGGCGCAGCCAGCCAAGAGACTGTGAAGTATTTCCCAAACTCTGATGGCTGCGAGTTGGCAGAAAACATCACATATTTGG GTCGAAGAGGCATTTTTACAGGGGCATCGGGGCTTCAGATCGCCTATGTCAGTGGCAGAGAAGCTCAACAGGAGCCTGCTCCCTCACACTGCTTCACCTCTAAAGACATCACTGCCCTGGTGGCCCCGCTACTGTCTAACTCCAAATTTCGAGGATTGGACATTCTCCTGACCTCGCAGTGGCCTCGGGGCGTATGGCAGTATGGAAACAGTCCC GAAACTGATACAAAGTTTTGTGGGGTTTCATCCATCGCAGATATCGCTGACAAGCTGAAGCCCCGCTACCATTTTGCGGGACTGGAAGCGGTACATTATGAGAGGCTGCCCTACAG GAATCATGTGGTCCTTCAAGAGAATGCTCAGCATGTCAGTAGATTCATCGCTCTGGCAACTGTCAACAATCCTGCCAAAAAgaag TATTTGTATGCGTTCAACATTGTCCCGATGAAAAACATGGACCCTGCAGAGTTAGTCAAGCAGCCTCAGGATGTCACAGAAAATCCCTACAGGAAACCTATGAAAGATGGGAAGAAAGAAAAACCGCCACCCTTTATGACAGGCGCAGAG GAGGAACCAGTATCCCAGTTCTTTTTTGATCTGGGCCAGAATAAACCACAGCACCAGCAGCGTCACGGCAGGAAGAGACAAACAGACGGAGACAGACCTAATTATCCCAAACAGCCCCGGAAACCCC CACAGCCCACTGGACCCTgttggttctgccttgcaagtCCAGAAGTCGAGAAGCACTTGGTCATAAGCATCGGAACACAT TGTTACATGGCTCTCGCTAAAGGTGGTCTCACTCCAGACCATGTTCTCCTGCTGCCCATTGGGCATTACCAGTCAGTGGTGGATTTGGCATCGGAGGTGGTTGAAGAGATGGAGAAATACAAGAGTGCCATCAAGAAGTTATGTAAAAGCAGAGGCCAACGGTGCATCCTGTTTGAGAGGAACTACCGCAGCCAGCACCTTCAACTACAG GTAGTGCCGGTGCTCATGGAGAAGTGCAGTACAGAAGACATCAAGGAGGCGTTCATGATACAAGCTGAAGAGCAGCAGATGGAACTGATGGAGATTCCAGCTCATACAGACCTCAAACAG ATTGCTCCTCCAGGAACGCCCTACTTTTATGTGGAGCTGGATACAGGCGAGAAGCTGTTTTATCGCATCAAGAAAAATTTCCCTTTGCAGTTTGGCAG GGAAGTGTTAGCAAGCGAGGCGCTGTTGAACATCCCCATGCGTGCCGACTGGAGAGAGTGTAAATGTACaaaagaggaggaagaggatcAGGCCAAACAAATGCGCTCTAACTTTCAGCCCTTTGACTTCGCACTCGATGACTGA
- the klhl42 gene encoding kelch-like protein 42: MHDLRKACLKFMSCYYHAMLRRPEFRMLPAPLRDQIRDMRMKGTATLVAIGDFTDTCLDLANQDEPWSMLRYNELEQRWKPLANNLPQDMINVRGYGSAVLDNFLFIVGGYRMTSQEISVAHCYNPCKNEWNHVAPLNQKRSNFKLLAVSGKLYAVGGHCLSTVECYSPEQDWWTCVASLPDPLAEFSACECQGMIYVMGGYTSRDRNTNVLRYCPASDTWSVFRSCLAHVRKQQMLSVEDTIYLVGGYTHELEPAEMGRRRLSQTEDMLTVQSYNVQTGEWLQLKENTSKSGLNLTCTLHNDGIYIMSRDVSLPTSLEHRVFLKYNIFSDAWEAFRRFPALGQNMLLCSLYLPNVL; this comes from the exons ATGCATGATCTCAGAAAAGCTTGTTTGAAATTCATGAGCTGCTATTATCATGCCATGCTGCGCAGGCCGGAGTTCAGGATGTTGCCAGCTCCTCTGCGGGATCAGATCCGAGATATGCGCATGAAAGGCACGGCCACTTTAGTTGCAATAGGAGATTTCACTGACACCTGTCTGGACCTGGCAAATCAGGACGAGCCTTGGTCTATGTTGAGGTATAATGAGTTAGAACAACGCTGGAAACCTCTAGCCAACAATCTTCCTCAGGACATGATCAATGTCCGAGGATACGGATCTGCTGTGCTAGACAACTTCTTGTTCATTGTTGGTGGATACAGAATGACAAGTCAGGAGATCTCTGTGGCCCATTGCTACAACCCCTGCAAGAATGAGTGGAACCATGTGGCACCTTTGAACCAGAAGAG ATCCAACTTCAAGCTCCTGGCCGTGAGTGGGAAGCTGTATGCGGTTGGAGGTCACTGTCTGAGTACGGTGGAGTGTTATAGTCCAGAGCAGGACTGGTGGACGTGTGTGGCGTCTCTGCCTGATCCTCTCGCTGAGTTCTCTGCCTGTGAGTGTCAGGGCATGATCTACGTCATGGGCGGTTATACCTCTAGAG ATAGGAACACCAATGTACTGCGCTACTGCCCCGCCTCAGACACATGGTCCGTGTTTCGTTCCTGTTTGGCTCATGTGCGCAAGCAGCAGATGCTCTCAGTGGAGGACACCATCTACCTGGTGGGTGGCTACACGCATGAGCTAGAACCTGCAGAAATGGGGCGGCGGAGACTCAGCCAGACGGAGGACATGTTGACGGTACAGTCCTACAACGTGCAGACAGGAGAATGGTTGCAACTTAAGGAAAACACATCAAAGTCTGGCTTAAATCTCACCTGCACGCTGCACAACGACGGCATCTACATTATGAGCAGAGATGTCAGCCTGCCCACCAGCTTGGAGCACCGCGTCTTCCTCAAGTACAACATTTTCTCAGATGCCTGGGAGGCTTTCAGACGTTTTCCTGCTCTGGGACAGAACATGCTGCTTTGCTCTCTCTACCTACCCAATGTCCTGTGA